Proteins encoded together in one Panthera uncia isolate 11264 chromosome A2, Puncia_PCG_1.0, whole genome shotgun sequence window:
- the TMEM140 gene encoding transmembrane protein 140 yields MTLPRPRRGKQLLFLGIMTVTVAVIFLLFYALLWKAGNLVDSPNLRIGFYNFCLWNEGTSSLQCLQFPELEALGVPRVGLALARLGVYGALVFTLFVPLPLFLAWCNSNEAEWRLAGGFLATSSMLLASGLGLFLTYTWKWIRLSLLEPGFLALGTAQALLLLLLMAMCVFPQRAEDKVKLDSC; encoded by the coding sequence ATGACCCTCCCAAGGCCAAGGCGGGGCAAGCAGCTGCTGTTCCTGGGCATCATGACAGTCACGGTGGCGGTCATCTTCCTGCTGTTCTACGCTCTCCTCTGGAAGGCCGGCAACCTCGTGGACTCGCCCAACCTCAGAATCGGCTTCTACAACTTCTGCCTGTGGAACGAGGGCACCAGCTCCCTCCAGTGCCTCCAGTTCCCTGAGCTGGAGGCCCTGGGGGTGCCGCGGGTCGGCCTGGCCCTGGCCAGGCTCGGTGTGTACGGGGCCCTGGTCTTCACTCTCTTCgtccccctgcccctcttcctggcCTGGTGCAACAGTAACGAGGCAGAGTGGCGGCTGGCGGGGGGCTTCCTGGCGACGTCCTCCATGCTGCTGGCCAGCGGCCTGGGCCTCTTCCTCACCTACACGTGGAAGTGGATCCGGCTCTCCCTCCTGGAGCCTGGGTTTCTGGCTCTGGGCACCGCCCAGGCCTTACTCCTCCTCTTGCTTATGGCCATGTGTGTGTTCCCTCAGAGAGCAGAGGACAAGGTCAAGCTTGACAGCTGCTAG
- the CYREN gene encoding cell cycle regulator of non-homologous end joining, translating into METFKSGDKKRVLPTWMTAQVAEKRKVPVKTPKARTSAAMPRAAAARLPATRTVYCMSEAEMVDVALGILIEARKQEQPLEPPTPAGADKPELSQAHSALSPSPSSPGRSEDEENEKDALSPGHSPQGPAGSDSACSRSPEEDEDMLKYVREIFFS; encoded by the exons atggaaaccTTCAAATCTGGGGATAAAAAGAGGGTCCTTCCCACATGGATGACAGCCCAGGTGGCCGAGAAGAGAAAGGTGCCCGTGAAGACCCCGAAAGCGAGGACATCGGCAGCAATGCCAAGGGCTGCCGCCGCAAG ACTTCCTGCCACGAGGACTGTGTACTGCATGAGTGAAGCCGAAATGGTGGATGTCGCCCTGGGGATACTGATTGAG GCCCGGAAACAGGAACAGCCCTTGGAGCCACCGACTCCGGCTGGCGCTGATAAGCCGGAGCTGTCCCAGGCCCACTCCGCTTTGTCACCGTCACCGAGCTCTCCTGGGAGAAGTGAGGACGAGGAGAATGAAAAAGACGCCCTTTCTCCAGGCCACAGCCCTCAGGGGCCCGCGGGGTCTGACTCTGCCTGCAGCAGAAGCCCCGAGGAGGACGAGGACATGTTAAAATACGTCAGGGAGATATTTTTCAGCTGA